A single genomic interval of Bacillus smithii harbors:
- a CDS encoding IS256 family transposase — translation MSNSILNSDFANQLENMIKDFVQEKLEFIMREEIKNFLQVEQEHVQNSRNGYYHRTLDTKYGKIEALTVPRDRNGDFQTQLFEPYQRQDGWLEQAIIKMYQSGMSTREIGKFIERILGSTYSPTTISHITDAALEDIQKWQQRPLNKRYSVLYLDGFYIKVRRDTYAKEVIYVVLGVNEEGYREILGFYVGGQESAHGWQEILQDLYTRGAHEVLLGVFDGLPGLEEAFKAVYPKADVQRCVVHKVRNTLNKVRKKDQFEVAEDLKLIYRSMTRDAAIQAFHEFKDKWSKKYPREVQSWEQDLDVLLTFMKYPTSIRSVIYTTNAIERTIKDIRKRLKTMNSLTSIEAAEKITFLTVQDLNEKWSTRKLKGFSTAYKALQDMFEERY, via the coding sequence ATGAGTAATAGTATACTCAACTCAGATTTCGCAAATCAACTGGAAAATATGATAAAAGATTTTGTTCAAGAAAAGCTTGAATTCATCATGAGAGAAGAAATCAAAAATTTCCTCCAAGTGGAACAGGAACACGTTCAAAACTCAAGAAATGGTTATTATCACCGTACTCTTGATACAAAGTACGGGAAAATAGAAGCTCTTACGGTTCCAAGAGATCGCAACGGGGATTTCCAGACTCAACTGTTTGAGCCTTATCAACGTCAAGACGGCTGGCTGGAACAGGCGATTATTAAAATGTATCAAAGTGGGATGAGCACTCGAGAAATTGGGAAGTTTATCGAAAGAATTCTTGGTTCAACCTACTCTCCTACCACGATTAGTCATATTACAGATGCCGCGTTGGAGGATATTCAAAAATGGCAACAACGTCCATTAAACAAACGGTATTCTGTGTTGTATCTTGATGGGTTTTATATAAAAGTTCGTCGTGATACGTATGCCAAAGAAGTCATTTACGTTGTTCTTGGTGTCAATGAAGAAGGTTATCGTGAAATTCTTGGCTTTTACGTTGGAGGTCAAGAAAGCGCGCATGGCTGGCAAGAGATTCTCCAAGACCTTTATACACGCGGTGCTCATGAAGTCTTACTTGGTGTTTTTGATGGACTCCCAGGTCTTGAAGAAGCCTTTAAAGCCGTCTATCCGAAAGCCGATGTTCAACGATGTGTGGTCCACAAAGTAAGAAATACGTTAAACAAGGTAAGGAAAAAAGACCAATTTGAAGTGGCTGAAGACCTAAAGCTGATCTATCGTTCGATGACAAGAGACGCAGCCATTCAAGCCTTTCATGAGTTTAAAGACAAGTGGTCTAAAAAGTATCCTAGAGAAGTCCAATCTTGGGAACAGGATTTAGATGTCCTCCTAACATTCATGAAATATCCGACCAGTATTCGTAGTGTCATCTACACGACCAATGCGATTGAACGAACGATTAAAGATATACGTAAACGACTCAAAACGATGAACAGCTTAACCAGTATTGAAGCAGCAGAAAAAATCACGTTCTTAACGGTACAGGACTTGAATGAAAAATGGTCCACTAGAAAACTTAAAGGGTTTTCTACGGCATACAAGGCACTTCAAGATATGTTTGAAGAAAGATACTGA
- a CDS encoding protein-glutamine gamma-glutamyltransferase — MIIINQKLEDFSQMDLGTLSNEASTILQLMGKYSTVYEYETKEQLEFELAIRLQIIQAAKRLYKSGVHFATFSTSKCNEKYWTLTEKGAFALKTNVLPQTAIEDIFRNGRKYAFECATAMVIVFYKAVLEIIDKEQFNLLFSNLYLYDWQYDQDLDLRSHKGTDFLPGDCVYFINPDHDPNTPEWQGENAIVLDERLYYAHGIGITTRQRIIDILNTKRKQNPNQSAFLTNQITRLNFRSLLPYKPKVNRDHHHVHQHSSLFSDDVNYFV; from the coding sequence TTGATCATTATTAATCAAAAATTAGAAGATTTCAGCCAAATGGATCTGGGGACTTTATCCAATGAAGCATCTACAATCCTTCAATTAATGGGGAAATACAGTACGGTTTATGAGTATGAAACAAAGGAGCAACTTGAATTTGAACTTGCGATTAGACTTCAAATCATTCAAGCGGCTAAACGGTTGTATAAAAGCGGTGTCCATTTTGCCACTTTTAGTACATCTAAATGCAACGAAAAATATTGGACGCTTACCGAAAAAGGCGCCTTTGCCCTCAAAACTAATGTTTTGCCCCAAACTGCGATTGAAGACATCTTCCGTAACGGCAGAAAGTATGCTTTTGAATGTGCTACAGCCATGGTGATCGTCTTTTATAAAGCAGTTTTGGAAATCATTGATAAAGAACAGTTTAATCTCCTTTTTTCAAATCTTTATCTATACGATTGGCAATATGACCAAGATCTTGATCTCCGCAGTCATAAAGGAACGGATTTTTTACCCGGAGATTGCGTTTATTTTATCAATCCTGATCATGATCCTAATACTCCGGAATGGCAAGGAGAAAATGCGATCGTATTGGATGAACGTCTCTATTATGCACATGGAATCGGGATTACAACCAGGCAAAGAATCATTGATATATTAAATACTAAAAGAAAGCAAAATCCCAATCAATCCGCTTTTTTAACCAATCAAATCACTCGCCTGAATTTTCGGTCTTTACTTCCTTACAAACCAAAAGTAAATCGTGATCATCACCACGTGCACCAGCATTCCAGCCTTTTTTCCGATGATGTAAATTATTTTGTGTAA
- a CDS encoding cold-shock protein, whose protein sequence is MERGTVKWFNAEKGYGFIESDSGSDVFVHYSAIQGEGYKTLEEGQQVEFEVVQGNRGPQAEHVVKL, encoded by the coding sequence ATGGAACGAGGCACTGTTAAATGGTTTAATGCTGAAAAAGGATACGGATTTATCGAATCTGATAGTGGATCCGATGTATTTGTTCATTACAGCGCCATTCAAGGAGAAGGATATAAGACGTTGGAAGAAGGACAACAAGTGGAGTTTGAAGTGGTTCAAGGAAATCGTGGACCTCAGGCAGAACATGTAGTCAAACTATAA